A single genomic interval of Takifugu flavidus isolate HTHZ2018 chromosome 19, ASM371156v2, whole genome shotgun sequence harbors:
- the LOC130516121 gene encoding protein FAM177A1-like isoform X2 — MTNIHQETCADIQETKFGDCAVTKQRRIIYFSSGETLEEKDSEEEEDQPSDSPFRESEQKPRFSFKKLVILVGRVSLLTCDFLGERLAAALGLNAAKYQYAIDLYDHNQKTTSSQAMDSLRRTQTKMIQLSSGPDKTHYGTSGNVTHPVDSQKNTNGRHTEGNGVQHLGYQADDDYLK; from the exons ATGACCAACATCCACCAGGAA ACATGTGCAGACATCCAGGAAACAAAGTTTGGTGATTGCGCCGTGACCAAACAGAGAAGGATCATCTACTTCTCCAGCGGTGAAACCCTAGAAGAGAAagacagtgaggaggaagaggaccagCCATCAGACAGTCCCTTCAGGGAGAGTGAACAGAAG CCTCGGTTCTCATTCAAGAAGCTGGTGATTCTAGTAGGCAGAGTTTCATTGCTGA CTTGTGATTTCCTTGGAGAGAGACTCGCTGCTGCACTTGGCCTGAACGCAGCCAAATACCAGTATGCTATAGATCTTTATGATCATAACCAAAAG ACAACAAGCAGCCAAGCTATGGACAGTTTGAGAAGAACCCAGACAAAGATGATTCAGCTCTCTTCTGGACCAGACAAGACACATTATGGAACATCTGGAAATGTAACACACCCTGTGGATAGCCAGAAAAACACCAATGGGAGACATACGGAGGGAAATGGAGTCCAGCATCTTGGATACCAAGCAGATGATGATTATCTGAAATAA